Sequence from the Fulvivirga ligni genome:
GGATTGGTCTAAAGACATGACAAATAAGCGTTAATGTTATTTGCCGGACAAAACTAAAGAGATTCTATAATATAAAAAACGAATCCGAGTTAATTAATTTTATGGTAATCTTACAACATTACAAGTTTAGCGTTTAAACGATGAAATACTTAATTCTTACCTGTTTTCTTTTAGTTAACTCTTTCTTCTGTGTTGCTCAGTTTCAAAGTGGAAAAGCCTCTTACTATGCGGATAAATTTGAAGGAAGAAAAACTGCCAGTGGAGAAATTTATCGCGGCAATGAGTTAACCGCAGCTCACCCTACCCTGCCATTTGGCACTACCGTGAAGGTAACTAATCAGCATAATCAAAAATTCATAAATGTTAGAATCAATGACCGCGGTCCCTTCGTGAGCAGCAGAATTATCGATCTTTCTAAGTCAGCTGCTGAAGAACTAGATTTCATCAACCTGGGCGTGGTGGATGTCTCCATAGAAATAGTTCCTGATTCGGTACTTGAGGCAATGAGACCTAAATTTTACAGTGTAAATGTAAAGCAAATAGAACCAGTAGGCTTTGGGGTACAAATTATGAGTCTGTCTAACCTGGACATGCTACTATCTATGAATCAAGACCTTATCAAACAAAAGGAAGGCTTTAAAGTCACTATCCAGCCCAAGGTAATCCAGGAAAAACAGGTTTTTGCCCTCATTCTAGGTGATTTCAATTCAAGAGAAGAGGCCGTTAATTTTAAGAATACACTTTCAATTAAATATGCTGATAGTTATATTGTGGACTTTTCAAAGTTCTAAATATGAGATCGGCTTTAATTACCTTTATTTTTTCTTTTATAACCCTTTTTGCGACCGCCCAAGATTCACTAGTCTATTATCAGGAGTTAAGTTTTAGCTCTGAATTGGAAGAGAAGGCATTTTCAGATTTTTTTCTACATGGGCAGCAAAATTATCTTGAACTGTTTATGGCCACTTCGCCCTTGAGCACCACGGGGAATTACAATGTAGCCAACCAGAAAATTGAAACTGAAATAAACTCTATAGATAAGGAAAAGCTTTTTAAAAAGAAACCTGAAAAGCGCGTAAAAGCCTTATACGATCAAATTCACGCTGATTTTTTAAGTAAATATGAGCTTCAGAATAACTTTACTGAAATATTTACTAATGGTAATTACAATTGTGTTTCAGCCTCTGCTCTTTATAGCTTGTTTTTCGAATCCTTCGAAATTCCTTATGCTATAAAGGAAAGTCCAACCCATGTATACGTTATCGCCTACCCAAAAAGTGCTAGAATCTTGGTAGAATCTACCGATCCTGGTGGCAAGTTTATAGTTTTTGATGATAGATATAAATCCGATTTTGTAAATCGTATGAAAAGCGCCAAGTTGATAAGCGAGGCAGAATATAACTCAAAAACAGTTTCACAACTTTTTGATCAGTACTATTTCTCCGAAGAAGAAATTGGTTTAAAGGAACTAGTGGGTATCCAATATTCCAATGAAGCGCTTTACAAATTGGAAAAAGAAAACTACTTAGGCGCTTATGAAGACCTAAAAAAATCCTACTTGCTGTATCCCTCTAAAAAAGTATCTTCCATGCTCATGATGGTAAACTCTATTTTATTGAGTAGAGCTGATTACTATGACAGCACTGCGGTACAGCAGCTCAATCAACTCAGCAGATTTAAAGAATATGGATTTACAAATGATGATATGCTGGCAGAGTTTGGCAGATTAACCAATGATATACTAATTAATCACACAGATTTTGACAGGTATGCTCAGGCCTATGTAACATTAACACCTTCATTTAAAGATGAAGAATTAAGGAAGGAAGTAGATTTTGTGTTTAACTATGAAAATGGACGTATTCTCTATAACAGGCACAAATATTCTGAGGCACTATCCTACCTGGAAAAAGCTTATAATCTCAAGTCTGACAATGCCAATATAGAGGAGCTACTAGTGGCAAATATTATACAGCAAACGAGATCTCAA
This genomic interval carries:
- a CDS encoding septal ring lytic transglycosylase RlpA family protein encodes the protein MKYLILTCFLLVNSFFCVAQFQSGKASYYADKFEGRKTASGEIYRGNELTAAHPTLPFGTTVKVTNQHNQKFINVRINDRGPFVSSRIIDLSKSAAEELDFINLGVVDVSIEIVPDSVLEAMRPKFYSVNVKQIEPVGFGVQIMSLSNLDMLLSMNQDLIKQKEGFKVTIQPKVIQEKQVFALILGDFNSREEAVNFKNTLSIKYADSYIVDFSKF